Proteins encoded in a region of the Limanda limanda chromosome 17, fLimLim1.1, whole genome shotgun sequence genome:
- the dnaja3a gene encoding dnaJ heat shock protein family (Hsp40) member A3a — MMAAARCSSRWISVLLSSGRRRGASGAAAGGSGPGGVRGVSTGGAGTVWRAGGVACCAAGRAVTLRGLSGLKPPHAGCTHYFHTSSPASSKTDFYQILEVPRTATQKEIKKAYYQMAKKYHPDTNKEDPQAKEKFAQLAEAYEILSDETKRKQYDTYGSAGFDAGQAGGGQQYWSGQTGNVNPEELFRKIFGEFSGGRGFGDFNAMFDQPQEYIMELTFTQAAKGVNKEISLQMEAACQRCDGKGHEPGTKVQHCHYCNGSGMETVNTGPFVMRSACRRCGGKGSVISTPCHSCRGAGQTKQKQTVTVPVPAGVENGQTVRMPVAKKEIFITFRVQKSPVFRRDGADLHSDLFISVAQAVLGGTAKTQGLYETLNLSIPAGIQTDQKIRLAGKGIARVTGYGYGEHYVHVKIKVPKTLTDRQRALLMSYAEDETDVEGTVSGVTNTTTGKRSWN; from the exons ATGATGGCGGCTGCTCGCTGCTCCTCACGCTGGATCTCGGTGCTCCTGTCCTCTGGCCGCCGCCGGGGGGCCTCCGGGGCCGCAGCGGGGGGCTCCGGGCCTGGAGGGGTCCGCGGGGTCTCCACCGGGGGTGCGGGTACAGTGTGGCGGGCGGGCGGCGTGGCGTGCTGCGCTGCGGGGAGAGCCGTGACATTGAGAGGGCTGTCAG GTCTCAAACCCCCCCATGCAGGTTGCACACACTACTTTCACACGAGTTCTCCTGCGAGCAGCAAGACGGACTTCTACCAGATCCTGGAGGTTCCTCGCACAGCAACCCAGAAAGAGATCAAGAAAGCCTACTACCAG atggcCAAGAAGTATCACCCTGACACCAACAAAGAAGACCCCCAAGCCAAGGAGAAATTTGCTCAGCTGGCTGAAGCTTACGAG ATCCTCAGTGATGAAACCAAGAGGAAGCAGTACGACACGTACGGCTCAGCCGGCTTTGACGCTGGTCAGGCCGGTGGAGGGCAGCAATACTGGAGTGGACAGACCGGCAACGTGAATCCAGAGGAGCTCTTCCGCAAGATCTTTGGGGAATTCTCAGGAGGACGAGGGTTTGGTGACTTCAATGCCATGTTCGATCAGCCACAGGAG TACATCATGGAGCTGACCTTCACTCAGGCAGCGAAGGGAGTCAACAAAGAGATATCCCTTCAAATGGAAGCAGCCTGTCAGCGCTGTGACGGAAAGGGCCACGAACCGGGCACCAAGGTCCAGCACTGCCACTACTGCAACGGCTCCGGCATG GAGACAGTGAACACGGGTCCGTTTGTGATGCGCTCCGCATGTCGCCGCTGTGGAGGCAAAGGCTCAGTGATCTCCACTCCCTGTCACTCCTGCCGTGGGGCCGGACAGACCAAGCAGAAGCAGACTGTGACAGTCCCTGTGCCTGCAG GAGTGGAGAATGGTCAGACTGTCAGAATGCCAGTTGCTAAGAAGGAGATCTTCATCACGTTTCGG GTCCAGAAAAGTCCAGTGTTCAGGAGGGACGGTGCCGACCTTCACTCTGACCTTTTTATCTCGGTGGCACAAGCCGTTTTGGGCGGCACGGCCAAGACACAGGGCCTTTATGAAACGCTCAACTTATCA ATCCCTGCAGGAATCCAGACAGACCAGAAGATCCGACTTGCAGGGAAAGGAATCGCCCGTGTCACCGGCTACGGCTACGGTGAACACTATGtccatgtcaaaataaaagtaccCAA gacactgacagacagacagcgagCTCTGCTGATGAGCTATGCTGAGGACGAGACAGATGTGGAGGGGACGGTGAGCGGCGTCACTAACACCACTACAG gTAAAAGATCCTGGAATTGA
- the hmox2b gene encoding heme oxygenase 2 gives MSAESMETKSVSNGAAPVYEDKEVSLSPEDLSEVLAAGTKEVHEKAENTQFVKDFLKGRIRKELFKLGAVALYFTYKAMEEEIERNKDHPHFAPLYFPAELSRHEALARDLEYFYGPEWQSQVSCSPATQHYVDRIHQVGQEDPVLLVSHAYTRYMGDLSGGQVLKKVAQRALKLPTTGEGLEFYQFDAIHSAKAFKQLYRSRMNELELDMETKKRLVEEAVKAFNFNMEVFNELEEMGKDIQEDVLDAGLPVHGATGGDISKCPYYAAKMTASSGTAYAGQLAMAILRHPTGQVLFATWIAALAGFAAWYLM, from the exons ATGTCAGCAGAGAGTATGGAGACAAAGAGTGTGTCCAATGGAGCGGCGCCTGTGTATGAAGACAAAGAGGTCAGCCTCAG TCCTGAAGACCTGTCTGAGGTGCTGGCAGCGGGGACCAAAGAGGTCCATGAAAAGGCGGAGAACACCCAGTTTGTGAAGGATTTCCTGAAGGGACGAATCCGCAAAGAGCTCTTCAAG CTCGGCGCTGTGGCTCTTTACTTCACCTACAAGGccatggaggaggagatcgAGAGGAACAAGGATCACCCCCACTTCGCTCCGCTTTATTTTCCTGCAGAGTTGAGTCGCCATGAAGCTCTGGCCCGTGACCTGGAGTATTTTTATGGTCCAGAGTGGCAGAGCCAGGTCAGCTGCTCCCCGGCCACCCAGCACTACGTGGACCGTATCCACCAAGTGGGACAGGAGGACCCAGTGCTGCTGGTGTCCCACGCCTACACCCGTTACATGGGGGACCTGTCTGGGGGCCAGGTGCTGAAGAAAGTCGCGCAGAGGGCCTTGAAGCTTCCCACCACCGGAGAGGGCCTGGAGTTCTACCAGTTTGATGCCATCCACAGTGCCAAAGCTTTCAAGCAGCTGTACCGCAGCCGAATGAATGAGCTGGAACTAGACATGGAAACCAAGAAGAGGCTCGTGGAGGAGGCCGTGAAAGCCTTCAACTTCAACATGGAG GTGTTCAATGAGTTGGAAGAGATGGGGAAAGAcatccaggaggatgttttagatgctggcttgCCTGTGCATGGAGCCACGGgtggtgacatcagcaaatgtccctacTATGCTGCCAAAATGA cgGCGTCGAGTGGAACGGCATATGCTGGTCAACTCGCCATGGCCATACTCCGACACCCAACGGGACAGGTTCTGTTTGCGACTTggattgctgctctggctggattCGCTGCATGGTATCTAATGTGA